In Chitinivibrio alkaliphilus ACht1, one DNA window encodes the following:
- a CDS encoding IS256 family transposase: MEISNKELYRRLLTEFVFEEDPLLSMLQWLMDRMMEAEVESRLGASKHEHSKSRKSHLSGYRPRRFDTRLGTVYLMIPKVRKGGYVPFFVSEKQRSEQALIALVQESFVNGVSTRKVKKVLRSLGVENISAGQVSNITKGLDEQVEEFRTATLDETYPFIWIDAIYEKIRQEDRKVVSTAIMVAYGLSLEGERRILSVEPFPDESAECWKDFFQKLKKRGLKNSALIFSDAHSGIQAAVKEEMAGSGWQRCKVHFMRNILAGIPHRAKKDVAAKLKQIWLQPDYKTALKVAKMVIDEYGTWSKAMKCLEEGLEDGLQFYHYEGIDHRKISSTNPIERLNKEIRRRSRVVGVFPSKEAYLRLIVTYFIEYSEEWIHEKRAYIKQEHLETVMIKFYENKMAV, encoded by the coding sequence ATGGAAATTAGCAACAAAGAACTTTATCGAAGACTTTTGACAGAGTTTGTGTTTGAAGAAGACCCTTTGCTGTCAATGTTACAATGGTTGATGGATCGCATGATGGAGGCTGAAGTAGAATCACGCCTGGGAGCTTCGAAGCATGAACATAGTAAAAGCCGTAAGAGTCATCTGAGCGGGTATCGGCCTCGCAGGTTTGATACACGCTTGGGCACAGTGTATCTTATGATACCGAAGGTGCGGAAAGGAGGCTATGTGCCATTTTTTGTATCAGAGAAGCAACGTTCAGAGCAAGCTCTTATAGCCCTTGTGCAGGAGTCTTTTGTAAATGGTGTATCTACGCGGAAAGTAAAGAAGGTACTTCGGAGTCTTGGTGTAGAAAATATCAGTGCGGGACAGGTCTCAAACATCACCAAAGGTTTGGATGAGCAGGTAGAAGAGTTTCGCACTGCAACGCTTGATGAAACGTACCCATTTATCTGGATTGATGCCATCTATGAAAAGATCCGGCAGGAGGATCGAAAGGTAGTCTCTACAGCTATAATGGTAGCCTATGGGTTGTCATTAGAAGGCGAGCGCCGAATCCTTTCCGTAGAACCGTTTCCCGATGAATCAGCAGAGTGTTGGAAGGATTTTTTCCAGAAGCTTAAAAAACGTGGATTAAAAAATTCAGCCTTAATATTCTCAGATGCACATTCAGGAATCCAGGCTGCTGTAAAAGAAGAGATGGCGGGGAGTGGATGGCAACGATGTAAAGTTCATTTTATGAGAAATATTCTTGCCGGCATTCCTCACAGAGCAAAAAAAGATGTGGCAGCAAAACTCAAGCAGATCTGGTTACAACCTGACTATAAAACAGCGCTCAAGGTCGCAAAAATGGTGATTGATGAGTATGGAACGTGGTCAAAAGCAATGAAGTGTTTGGAAGAGGGGTTAGAAGACGGCCTCCAATTCTATCATTACGAAGGCATTGATCACCGTAAAATATCCTCGACAAATCCTATTGAAAGGCTTAATAAAGAGATACGTAGAAGAAGTAGAGTTGTTGGCGTATTTCCAAGCAAAGAAGCATATCTGAGACTCATTGTGACCTATTTTATTGAATACTCAGAGGAGTGGATACATGAAAAAAGAGCCTATATAAAACAAGAGCATCTCGAAACAGTTATGATCAAATTCTATGAAAATAAAATGGCGGTATAA